One genomic segment of Chelmon rostratus isolate fCheRos1 chromosome 22, fCheRos1.pri, whole genome shotgun sequence includes these proteins:
- the itih2 gene encoding inter-alpha-trypsin inhibitor heavy chain H2 isoform X2, giving the protein MRRLLLLLLGLLLLHQGRCFEFVIDGEWEDETSHLDHRERHKRAILTSEEQEDFEAIRGDDITVKSYKVESRITSRFAHTTVRSSVVNSGSKAQSIGFNVQIPKRAFITNFTMNVNGITFVGSVKEKTVARNLYAQARARGKAAGIVRTNSQEMETFKTEVHVPPGSNIEFELHYQEMVHRKLGSYEHSLHLQPGRLVPQFQVDVYIFEPKGIAVVQTVNTLGAQFTDLIKVTSTKDKAHIVFKPNIQQQRKCDNCTDSAIDGVFTVKYDVTRDSNAGELQVSDGHFVQFFAPSNLSPLPKNIVFVIDVSGSMWGVKMKQTVEAMQAILDDLTIDDHFSIIDFNHNVRCWSEELVPASSIQVADAKKYIQNIKPNGGTNINEALMRAVQMLVRASNQGLIDPRSVSMIILVSDGDPTVGEIKLSTIQKNVKRVMREEFSLFSLGIGFDVDYDFLERIAMENRGMAQRIYANHDAAEQLRTFYSQVSSPLLRRITIQFPEDSVSDVTQNRFDKYFSGSELVVAGKVLPSESNTLTSFTTASASRLDITLETEADTTELDMELAKQQHSFTGFARQMWAYITIKQLIAERSLAPTAVKKRKITQRIMSLAVEHQFVTPLTALLVESEDATERLLADSPRDPKHGCCSGIGGGSASSGLAPVRVVYQPPPWVQMTTMAPPSQAEKGPEEWAQPQQINLVDNDPHFIIHLPRSNMDVCFNIDSKPGHILNLVSDRGTGVVVNGQLIGSKQMHKNKLSTYFGTISVYYQPDGVGVTVSPVSIAMTDDRNNHSFTWGATADIAQDGVRISIVKDSHVSIIINDNIQVIVLLHRVWKKHPINVDFLGLYIANDNQYSPLVHGLIGQFSTEPEVSVSDIHEGVDPLKKEATMEVKGNRLHVTRGWQKDYRRDRRRGSNIYCWFIHNSGKGFIDGHYTDYIVPHLNSFLQTL; this is encoded by the exons ATGAGgcgtctgctgctgctgcttctggggctcctgctcctccatcaGGGCCGCTGCTTTGAGTTTGTGATAGATGGAGAATGGGAGGACGAGACG TCGCATCTGGATCATCGGGAGAGACACAAG agagCGATATTGACCAGCGAGGAGCAGGAAGACTTTGAG GCCATCCGTGGAGATGACATCACCGTCAAGAGCTACAAGGTGGAGAGCCGGATCACGTCTCGCTTCGCCCACACCACCGTCAGGAGCTCCGTGGTCAATTCGGGCTCCAAGGCCCAGAGCATCGGCTTCAACGTCCAGATCCCCAAACGAGCTTTCATCACCAACTTCACCAT GAATGTGAATGGGATAACGTTTGTGGGCTCGGTGAAGGAGAAGACGGTCGCCAGGAACCTGTACGCCCAGGCCAGAGCCAGAGGCAAGGCAGCAGGCATCGTCAG GACTAATTCCCAGGAAATGGAGACCTTTAAGACAGAAGTCCACGTTCCTCCTGGCAGCAACATAGAGTTTGAGCTCCACTACCAGGAGATGGTGCACAGGAAGCTGGGCTCCTACGAGCACTCGCTGCACCTGCAGCCCGGGAGGCTGGTGCCACAGTTCCAG GTGGATGTCTACATCTTTGAGCCGAAGGGCATTGCTGTGGTACAAACAGTAAACACGCTTGGAGCGCAGTTTACAGACCTGATCAAAGTTACATCAACCAAAGACAAG GCTCACATTGTCTTCAAGCCCaacatacagcagcagagaaagtgTGACAACTGCACAGACAGCGCTATCGACGGCGTCTTCACGGTCAAATATGACGTGACGAGGGACAGCAATGCCGGGGAACTACAG GTCTCGGATGGTCACTTCGTCCAGTTCTTCGCTCCCTCCAACCTCTCGCCTCTTCCAAAAAACATTGTGTTCGTCATTGACGTCAGCGGATCCATGTGGGGCGTTAAGATGAAGCAA ACCGTGGAGGCCATGCAGGCTATTTTGGATGACCTGACCATAGACGATCACTTCAGCATCATTGACTTCAACCATAATGTGCGTTGCTGGAGCGAGGAGCTGGTCCCCGCCTCCTCTATTCAAGTCGCAGACGCCAAGAAATACATCCAGAACATCAAACCCAACGGAG gTACCAACATCAACGAGGCCCTGATGAGAGCAGTTCAGATGCTGGTGAGGGCGTCCAATCAGGGGCTCATCGACCCTCGCTCCGTCTCCATGATCATCCTGGTGTCTGATGGAGACCCCACTGTGG GTGAGATCAAGCTCAGCACCATCCAGAAGAATGTGAAGCGGGTGATGAGGGAGGAGTTTTCCCTCTTCTCATTGGGCATCGGCTTCGACGTGGACTATGACTTCCTGGAACGCATCGCCATGGAGAACAGGGGCATGGCTCAGAGGATCTACGCCAACCACGATGCTGCAGAGCAGCTGCGG ACGTTCTACAGCCaggtctcctctcctctgctgaggAGGATCACCATCCAGTTCCCGGAGGACTCGGTGTCGGACGTCACCCAGAACCGCTTCGACAAATACTTCAGCGGCTCAGAGCTGGTGGTGGCCGGGAAGGTGCTGCCGTCTGAGAGCAACACCCTGACCAGCTTCACCACTGCGTCCGCC TCCCGCCTGGACATCACCCTGGAGACAGAGGCTGACACCACGGAGCTGGACATGGAGCTGGCCAAGCAGCAGCACTCGTTCACGGGCTTCGCCAGACAAATGTGGGCGTACATCACCATCAAACAGCTCATCGCTGAAAG GTCTCTGGCTCCGACGGCCGTCAAGAAGAGGAAGATCACCCAGCGGATCATGTCGCTGGCTGTGGAGCATCAGTTCGTCACTCCTCTCACCGCTCTGCTGGTGGAGAGCGAGGACGCCACCGAGAGGCTGCTGGCCGACTCCCCGAGAGACCCCAAGCATGGCTGCTGCTCAG GAATAGGAGGAGGCTCGGCGTCCTCGGGTCTGGCTCCGGTCCGTGTTGTCTACCAGCCTCCACCCTGGGTCCAGATGACCACTATGGCCCCTCCGAGTCAGGCTGAGAAGGGTCCGGAGGAGTGGGCCCAGCCTCAACAGATCAACttag TGGATAACGACCCTCACTTCATCATCCACCTGCCCAGAAGCAACATGGACGTCTGCTTCAACATCGACTCCAAACCTGGTCACATTCTTAACCTGGTGTCTGACAGAGGAACAG GTGTGGTGGTGAACGGCCAGCTGATTGGCTCTAAGcagatgcacaaaaacaaactgagcacGTACTTCGGCACCATCTCGGTCTACTACCAGCCCGATGGAGTCGGCGTGACCGTCAGCCCCGTCAGCATCGCCATGACGGACGACAGGAACAACCACTCCTTCACCTGGGGGGCCACGGCTGACATCGCACAGGATGG ggtgAGGATTTCCATTGTGAAGGACTCTCATGTTTCCATCATAATAAATGATAACATCCAGGTGATAGTGCTACTTCACCGTGTGTGGAAAAAACATCCAATCAACGTTGACTTCCTTGGACTCTACATCGCCAACGACAACCAGTACTCCCCTCTGGTCCACGGACTCATAG GGCAGTTTTCTACAGAGCCTGAGGTGAGTGTGTCCGACATCCACGAAGGGGTCGACCCCCTGAAGAAGGAGGCCACCATGGAGGTGAAGGGCAACAGGCTGCACGTCACCAG gggcTGGCAGAAGGACTACAGGCGTGATAGGAGGCGCGGCTCAAACATCTACTGCTGGTTCATACACAACAGCGGGAAGGGCTTCATCGACGGCCACTACACCGACTACATCGTTCCACATCTCAACAGCTTCCTCCAGACGCTCTGA
- the itih5 gene encoding inter-alpha-trypsin inhibitor heavy chain H5, whose protein sequence is MLLLTLLLCFSPALGQLEESQFGDDIDSDLADFDLDIAPRRVPRQVKTILTKETKPHIQELSIKTTIISRYAFTAVYCAMLNRHNAATEGVFQFQIPANAYVSNFTMIIGGRVYQSEVRPKEKRVKQENGKPKNKESGDASPEPEVEVFRMAANIPGRNRAVFLLTYEELLQRRLGRYEHVTSLRPMQLVSRLSLDVTIVDHAAITDLQVLPLRNGRSTGASNSAARANAPKTPEKAEPPVTTVIKNEKNVCKITFSPNIVQQAKITTSGLLGDFVIRYDVQRDMGIGDIQVLNGHFVHYFAPKDLPVVPKNVVFVIDTSASMLGTKIRQTKDALFTILRDLRPGDRFNFISFSNRIKVWQPNRLVPVTPLTIRDAKKFIYLLATTGGTNIDGAIQTGSSLLRDYLSGPDASPNSVSLIIFLTDGRPTVGEIQSTAILGNTRSAAQEKFCIFTIGIGNDVDYRLLERMALENCGMMRRIHEEADASAMLKGFYDEIGTPLLSDIRINYTEDSVQYVTQHLFTNYFNGSEIVIAGKLTNQSAESLHVQVTASNNDKSIILETDVPLRHRQIETEKHVKAATAAMAAGAKAPGSGVTQGLGVALGSIAEDFVERVWGFLSIKEGIRSRLRVQTSKEREGHIQQATNLSLSYHFLTPLTNLVVEKPEVLADGTMAPAPTVGPAAGEAVSTANELPGDTEDGKPQKPSGKLGSQTSSLRNTIGKAKRRPAKKSITISKTSADGDPHFVVEFPLSKLTVCFNINGEPGHILRLVSDHKYSGVTVNGKLIGAPAPPGSHKQQRTYFSTITIVVDHPKRAYIEVTPKKVILDGRDRMVLPCHSTVSVDSGALSVSIVGKSNVTVTVGGNISFVILLHQYKNPAPYQRDHLGFYIGHSKGLSHNCHGLLGQFLYEEVGLAELPAQADMRPSPVLKVKDRSVPVVQKSRRIYSGTQSVDCWFARNNAAKLIDGQYEDYVMSHMFDTADWPHGTNRV, encoded by the exons atgctgctgttgacttTGCTCCTGTGCTTCAGCCCTGCACTGGGCCAACTGGAGGAATCCCAGTTTGGAGATGACATTGACTCCGACTTGGCAGACTTTGATTTAGACATT GCGCCACGCAGAGTCCCGCGGCAGGTGAAAACTATACTGACCAAG GAGACTAAACCTCACATCCAGGAACTCTCCATCAAGACCACCATCATCTCCCGCTACGCCTTCACCGCGGTGTACTGCGCCATGCTCAACCGGCACAACGCCGCCACCGAGGGCGTCTTCCAGTTTCAAATCCCCGCTAACGCCTACGTCTCCAACTTCACCAT GATCATTGGAGGGCGCGTCTACCAGAGCGAGGTCAGACCGAAGGAAAAGAGGGTCAAGCAGGAGAACGGAAAACCCAAGAACAAAGAGTCAGGTGACGCAAG TCCtgagccagaggtggaggtgttCAGGATGGCGGCCAACATCCCGGGCCGGAACCGGGCCGTCTTCCTGCTGACCTACGAGGAGCTTCTGCAGCGACGGCTGGGACGCTACGAACACGTGACCAGCCTGCGGCCAATGCAGCTGGTCAGCCGCCTCAGCCTGGACGTCACCATCGTCGACCACGCGGCCATCACAGACCTCCAGGTGCTGCCGCTCCGCAACGGCAGGAGCACCGGTGCTTCCAACAGTGCAGCCAGAGCTAATGCACCCAAGACACCAG AAAAGGCCGAGCCTCCCGTCACCACTGTGATCAAAAACGAAAAGAACGTCTGCAAGATCACCTTCAGCCCCAACATCGTCCAACAGGCCAAGATCACCACCAGCGGCCTCCTGGGAGACTTTGTGATCCGCTACGATGTGCAGAGAGACATGGGGATAGGAGACATTCAG GTTTTAAACGGCCATTTTGTCCACTACTTTGCCCCCAAAGACCTGCCTGTGGTGCCCAAGAATGTGGTGTTTGTGATCGACACCAGCGCCTCCATGCTGGGGACTAAAATCAGACAG ACTAAAGACGCTCTGTTCACCATTCTGAGGGATCTGCGACCGGGCGATCGCTTTAACTTCATCAGCTTCTCCAACAGGATCAAAGTTTGGCAGCCGAACCGTCTCGTTCCGGTGACGCCACTTACTATCAGAGACGCCAAGAAGTTTATTTACTTGCTGGCGACTACTGGAG GCACAAACATCGATGGCGCCATCCAGACTGGCTCCTCTCTGCTTCGTGATTACCTCTCAGGCCCCGACGCCAGCCCGAACAGCGTCTCGCTCATTATTTTCCTGACGGACGGACGGCCCACGGTCGGGGAGATCCAGTCCACTGCGATCCTGGGGAACACTCGCTCAGCCGCGCAGGAGAAGTTCTGCATCTTCACCATCGGGATTGGAAATGACGTGGACTACCGGCTGCTGGAGCGCATGGCTCTGGAAAACTGTGGGATGATGAGGCGCATCCACGAAGAGGCCGACGCAAGCGCTATGCTGAAGGG GTTCTACGATGAGATAGGaactcctctgctgtctgacatAAGGATCAACTACACCGAGGACTCGGTCCAGTACGTCACTCAGCATCTCTTCACCAACTACTTCAACGGCTCTGAGATCGTCATCGCCGGCAAGCTGACCAACCAAAGCGCAGAATCGCTCCACGTCCAGGTTACAGCCAGCAACAACGACAAGAGCATCATCCTGGAGACGGATGTTCCACTGCGGCACCGACAAATAGAGACTGAGAAACATGTGaaagcagctacagcagcaatGGCGGCTGGAGCTAAGGCTCCAGGGTCAGGGGTCACACAGGGATTAGGAGTTGCTTTGGGTTCAATAGCGGAAGATTTTGTGGAACGTGTCTGGGGTTTCCTGAGCATCAAGGAGGGGATACGATCGCGCCTGCGCGTTCAAACCAGCAAGGAGAGGGAAGGCCACATCCAGCAGGCCACCAATCTGTCTCTGTCCTACCACTTCCTCACTCCCCTCACAAACCTGGTGGTGGAGAAGCCTGAGGTCCTGGCTGACGGCACCATGGCCCCGGCACCCACAGTCGGCCCAGCAGCCGGTGAGGCTGTCTCAACTGCCAATGAGCTGCCAGGTGACACAGAGGACGGAAAGCCACAGAAACCCAGCGGGAAACTCGGCAGCCAGACGTCATCTCTGAGAAACACGATTG GTAAAGCCAAGAGGAGACCGGCCAAGAAATCCATCACCATCTCCAAAACATCAG CGGACGGCGACCCCCACTTCGTGGTGGAGTTCCCGCTCAGTAAACTGACCGTGTGCTTCAACATCAACGGAGAGCCCGGCCACATCCTGCGTCTGGTCTCTGACCACAAGTACTCCG GTGTGACGGTGAACGGGAAGCTAATCGGCGCCCCGGCTCCGCCAGGCAGCCACAAGCAGCAGCGTACCTACTTCAGCACCATCACCATCGTGGTGGACCACCCCAAGCGTGCCTACATCGAGGTGACGCCAAAGAAAGTCATCCTGGACGGGCGGGACAGAATGGTGCTGCCCTGCCACTCCACAGTCTCCGTGGACAGCGGCGCTCTGTCAGTGTCCATCGTGGGAAAGTCGAACGTGACCGTGACGGTCGGGGGAAACATCAGCTTTGTGATCCTGCTGCATCAGTACAAGAATCCTGCCCCCTACCAGAGAGACCATCTGGGGTTCTACATCGGACACAGCAAGGGGCTGTCGCACAACTGCCATGGCCTGCTGG GTCAGTTCCTGTATGAGGAAGTGGGACTGGCCGAGCTTCCCGCACAAGCAGACATGAGACCTTCGCCCGTCCTGAAGGTGAAGGACCGATCGGTGCCGGTGGTTCAGAAGAGCAGGAGGATCTACAGCGGGACCCAGAGCGTGGACTGCTGGTTCGCCCGCAACAACGCAGCCAAGCTGATCGACGGACAGTACGAGGACTATGTGATGTCGCACATGTTCGACACGGCGGATTGGCCGCACGGGACCAACAGAGTGTGA
- the kin gene encoding DNA/RNA-binding protein KIN17 translates to MGKADFLSPKAIANRIKSKGLQKLRWYCQMCQKQCRDENGFKCHCMSESHQRQLLLASEDPNKFMDYFSDEFKSDFVELLRRRFGTKRVHNNIVYNEYISDREHVHMNSTQWETLTDFTKWLGREGLCKVDETPKGWYIQYIDRDPETIRRQEEQARKKKQELDDEERSARFIEEQVRRGRDGKETDETPVYTELKRESEEEKVAFNLGASACVAGPSKSSSSLGASALKAAAASSSSSTKRKDTSSSLDSRAEKKKKSALEEIMEMEEQKKKKQQAVRTDYWMQPNIVVKVVTKRLGEKYHKKKAVVTEVRDKYAAVVKMIDSGDKLKLDQNHVETVIPAPGKRVLILNGPHRDTEALLEGINEKNFSATLTLDSGNQKGKRVDVAYEDFSKLA, encoded by the exons ATGGGAAAAGCAGATTTTCTCTCACCAAAGGCAATAGCCAACCGGATCAAATCCAAAGGTCTCCAGAAGTTGAGGTGGTACTGTCAGATGTGTCAAAAACAATGTCGAGATGAG AACGGTTTCAAATGTCACTGCATGTCAGAGTCCCACCagaggcagctgctgctggcttcaGAGGACCCCAACAAGTTCATGGACTATTTCTCTGA TGAGTTCAAAAGCGACTTCGTGGAGCTGCTCAGGAGACGTTTCG GGACCAAACGAGTGCACAACAACATTGTCTACAACGAATACATCAGCGACCGAGAGCACGTCCACATGAACTCCACCCAGTGGGAGACTCTCACTGACTTCACCAAGTGGCTGGGCAGAGAAG GTTTGTGTAAGGTCGACGAGACCCCTAAAGGCTGGTACATCCAGTACATCGACCGCGACCCCGAGACCATCCGCCGGCAAGAGGAGCAGgcgaggaagaagaagcaggagctGGACGACGAAGAGCGGAGCGCCAGGTTCATCGAGGAGCAGGTCCGCAGAGGCCGCGATGGCAAGGAGACCGAC GAGACTCCAGTTTACACAGAGCTGAAACGcgagagtgaagaagaaaaag ttgcTTTCAACCTGGGCGCCTCTGCATGTGTAGCCGGTCCTTCCAAATCCAG TTCTTCTCTGGGTGCTAGCGCtctcaaagcagcagcagcatcatcatcatcgtccaCAAAGAGGAAAGACACGTCCTCCAGTTTAGACTCAAGGgcggagaagaagaagaaatccgCTCTGGAGGAGATCATGGAG atggaggagcagaagaagaagaagcagcaggcGGTCAGAACAGATTACTGGATGCAGCCCAACATCGTGGTCAAAGTTGTCACCAAGAGGCTGGGAGAGAAGTACCACAAGAAGAAGGCTGTCGTCACG GAGGTGCGAGACAAATATGCAGCGGTGGTGAAGATGATCGACTCCGGAGACAAACTGAAATTGGACCAGAATCACGTAGAGACAGTCATACCTGCACCAG GTAAACGGGTCCTGATCCTGAACGGACCGCACAGAGACACCGAGGCGCTGCTGGAGGGAATAAACGAGAAAAACTTCAGCGCTACGCTCACGCTCGACTCG GGTAATCAGAAAGGGAAGAGAGTGGACGTCGCCTATGAGGATTTCTCCAAACTGGCCTGA
- the itih2 gene encoding inter-alpha-trypsin inhibitor heavy chain H2 isoform X1 — MRRLLLLLLGLLLLHQGRCFEFVIDGEWEDETSHLDHRERHKRAILTSEEQEDFEAIRGDDITVKSYKVESRITSRFAHTTVRSSVVNSGSKAQSIGFNVQIPKRAFITNFTMNVNGITFVGSVKEKTVARNLYAQARARGKAAGIVRTNSQEMETFKTEVHVPPGSNIEFELHYQEMVHRKLGSYEHSLHLQPGRLVPQFQVDVYIFEPKGIAVVQTVNTLGAQFTDLIKVTSTKDKAHIVFKPNIQQQRKCDNCTDSAIDGVFTVKYDVTRDSNAGELQVSDGHFVQFFAPSNLSPLPKNIVFVIDVSGSMWGVKMKQTVEAMQAILDDLTIDDHFSIIDFNHNVRCWSEELVPASSIQVADAKKYIQNIKPNGGTNINEALMRAVQMLVRASNQGLIDPRSVSMIILVSDGDPTVGEIKLSTIQKNVKRVMREEFSLFSLGIGFDVDYDFLERIAMENRGMAQRIYANHDAAEQLRTFYSQVSSPLLRRITIQFPEDSVSDVTQNRFDKYFSGSELVVAGKVLPSESNTLTSFTTASASRLDITLETEADTTELDMELAKQQHSFTGFARQMWAYITIKQLIAERSLAPTAVKKRKITQRIMSLAVEHQFVTPLTALLVESEDATERLLADSPRDPKHGCCSGGGIGGGSASSGLAPVRVVYQPPPWVQMTTMAPPSQAEKGPEEWAQPQQINLVDNDPHFIIHLPRSNMDVCFNIDSKPGHILNLVSDRGTGVVVNGQLIGSKQMHKNKLSTYFGTISVYYQPDGVGVTVSPVSIAMTDDRNNHSFTWGATADIAQDGVRISIVKDSHVSIIINDNIQVIVLLHRVWKKHPINVDFLGLYIANDNQYSPLVHGLIGQFSTEPEVSVSDIHEGVDPLKKEATMEVKGNRLHVTRGWQKDYRRDRRRGSNIYCWFIHNSGKGFIDGHYTDYIVPHLNSFLQTL, encoded by the exons ATGAGgcgtctgctgctgctgcttctggggctcctgctcctccatcaGGGCCGCTGCTTTGAGTTTGTGATAGATGGAGAATGGGAGGACGAGACG TCGCATCTGGATCATCGGGAGAGACACAAG agagCGATATTGACCAGCGAGGAGCAGGAAGACTTTGAG GCCATCCGTGGAGATGACATCACCGTCAAGAGCTACAAGGTGGAGAGCCGGATCACGTCTCGCTTCGCCCACACCACCGTCAGGAGCTCCGTGGTCAATTCGGGCTCCAAGGCCCAGAGCATCGGCTTCAACGTCCAGATCCCCAAACGAGCTTTCATCACCAACTTCACCAT GAATGTGAATGGGATAACGTTTGTGGGCTCGGTGAAGGAGAAGACGGTCGCCAGGAACCTGTACGCCCAGGCCAGAGCCAGAGGCAAGGCAGCAGGCATCGTCAG GACTAATTCCCAGGAAATGGAGACCTTTAAGACAGAAGTCCACGTTCCTCCTGGCAGCAACATAGAGTTTGAGCTCCACTACCAGGAGATGGTGCACAGGAAGCTGGGCTCCTACGAGCACTCGCTGCACCTGCAGCCCGGGAGGCTGGTGCCACAGTTCCAG GTGGATGTCTACATCTTTGAGCCGAAGGGCATTGCTGTGGTACAAACAGTAAACACGCTTGGAGCGCAGTTTACAGACCTGATCAAAGTTACATCAACCAAAGACAAG GCTCACATTGTCTTCAAGCCCaacatacagcagcagagaaagtgTGACAACTGCACAGACAGCGCTATCGACGGCGTCTTCACGGTCAAATATGACGTGACGAGGGACAGCAATGCCGGGGAACTACAG GTCTCGGATGGTCACTTCGTCCAGTTCTTCGCTCCCTCCAACCTCTCGCCTCTTCCAAAAAACATTGTGTTCGTCATTGACGTCAGCGGATCCATGTGGGGCGTTAAGATGAAGCAA ACCGTGGAGGCCATGCAGGCTATTTTGGATGACCTGACCATAGACGATCACTTCAGCATCATTGACTTCAACCATAATGTGCGTTGCTGGAGCGAGGAGCTGGTCCCCGCCTCCTCTATTCAAGTCGCAGACGCCAAGAAATACATCCAGAACATCAAACCCAACGGAG gTACCAACATCAACGAGGCCCTGATGAGAGCAGTTCAGATGCTGGTGAGGGCGTCCAATCAGGGGCTCATCGACCCTCGCTCCGTCTCCATGATCATCCTGGTGTCTGATGGAGACCCCACTGTGG GTGAGATCAAGCTCAGCACCATCCAGAAGAATGTGAAGCGGGTGATGAGGGAGGAGTTTTCCCTCTTCTCATTGGGCATCGGCTTCGACGTGGACTATGACTTCCTGGAACGCATCGCCATGGAGAACAGGGGCATGGCTCAGAGGATCTACGCCAACCACGATGCTGCAGAGCAGCTGCGG ACGTTCTACAGCCaggtctcctctcctctgctgaggAGGATCACCATCCAGTTCCCGGAGGACTCGGTGTCGGACGTCACCCAGAACCGCTTCGACAAATACTTCAGCGGCTCAGAGCTGGTGGTGGCCGGGAAGGTGCTGCCGTCTGAGAGCAACACCCTGACCAGCTTCACCACTGCGTCCGCC TCCCGCCTGGACATCACCCTGGAGACAGAGGCTGACACCACGGAGCTGGACATGGAGCTGGCCAAGCAGCAGCACTCGTTCACGGGCTTCGCCAGACAAATGTGGGCGTACATCACCATCAAACAGCTCATCGCTGAAAG GTCTCTGGCTCCGACGGCCGTCAAGAAGAGGAAGATCACCCAGCGGATCATGTCGCTGGCTGTGGAGCATCAGTTCGTCACTCCTCTCACCGCTCTGCTGGTGGAGAGCGAGGACGCCACCGAGAGGCTGCTGGCCGACTCCCCGAGAGACCCCAAGCATGGCTGCTGCTCAG GAGGAGGAATAGGAGGAGGCTCGGCGTCCTCGGGTCTGGCTCCGGTCCGTGTTGTCTACCAGCCTCCACCCTGGGTCCAGATGACCACTATGGCCCCTCCGAGTCAGGCTGAGAAGGGTCCGGAGGAGTGGGCCCAGCCTCAACAGATCAACttag TGGATAACGACCCTCACTTCATCATCCACCTGCCCAGAAGCAACATGGACGTCTGCTTCAACATCGACTCCAAACCTGGTCACATTCTTAACCTGGTGTCTGACAGAGGAACAG GTGTGGTGGTGAACGGCCAGCTGATTGGCTCTAAGcagatgcacaaaaacaaactgagcacGTACTTCGGCACCATCTCGGTCTACTACCAGCCCGATGGAGTCGGCGTGACCGTCAGCCCCGTCAGCATCGCCATGACGGACGACAGGAACAACCACTCCTTCACCTGGGGGGCCACGGCTGACATCGCACAGGATGG ggtgAGGATTTCCATTGTGAAGGACTCTCATGTTTCCATCATAATAAATGATAACATCCAGGTGATAGTGCTACTTCACCGTGTGTGGAAAAAACATCCAATCAACGTTGACTTCCTTGGACTCTACATCGCCAACGACAACCAGTACTCCCCTCTGGTCCACGGACTCATAG GGCAGTTTTCTACAGAGCCTGAGGTGAGTGTGTCCGACATCCACGAAGGGGTCGACCCCCTGAAGAAGGAGGCCACCATGGAGGTGAAGGGCAACAGGCTGCACGTCACCAG gggcTGGCAGAAGGACTACAGGCGTGATAGGAGGCGCGGCTCAAACATCTACTGCTGGTTCATACACAACAGCGGGAAGGGCTTCATCGACGGCCACTACACCGACTACATCGTTCCACATCTCAACAGCTTCCTCCAGACGCTCTGA